In Variovorax paradoxus, a single genomic region encodes these proteins:
- a CDS encoding 3-(methylthio)propionyl-CoA ligase, translating to MFGLMQDRPLLISSLIDYAATFHPHAEVVGRTVEGPVHRTNYSEIQRRSKQVANALRTLGVESGDRVGTLAWNTYRHLALYFGVSGSGAVLHTVNPRLFPEQIDYIVNHAEDKVLFFDTTFAPLVEKLAPGLKSVRAFIAMTDRAHMPAIDVPNLLCYDELVGAQSEAYDWPEFDERTASSLCYTSGTTGNPKGVLYSHRSTVLHSLMECAPDTFGVNSQMTLLLAVPMFHANAWGMPYAAAMTGMKLVMPGPHMDGQSLYELMRDEKVGFSQAVPTIWLMLFQYFDAHPEIDTRAIGLKRIGVGGAATPRSMIERFERDFGADFVQGWGMTETSPIGVIGNLLPKHLSMPKEEQLRVKMRQGRGVWGVELKIVGEDGQRLPHDGKAFGHLHVRGPWIASGYFKSEGGPVLDAEGFFPTGDVANIDEDGYVQLVDRAKDVIKSGGEWISSIDLENTASLHPAVAEAAVIGIAHPKWQERPLLIVVKRAGSEVTREELLTFLAERVVKWWLPEDVVFVDSLPHTATGKLLKTKLREQFKGYTATTSV from the coding sequence ATGTTCGGATTGATGCAAGACCGCCCGCTGCTGATCTCGTCGCTCATCGACTACGCAGCGACCTTCCACCCGCATGCCGAAGTCGTGGGCCGCACGGTGGAGGGGCCGGTGCACCGCACGAACTATTCGGAGATCCAGCGCCGCTCCAAGCAGGTGGCCAACGCGCTGCGGACGCTGGGCGTCGAGTCCGGCGACCGCGTCGGCACGCTGGCCTGGAACACGTACCGCCACCTCGCGCTGTACTTCGGCGTGTCGGGTTCGGGCGCGGTGCTGCACACGGTGAACCCGCGGCTCTTTCCGGAGCAGATCGACTACATCGTCAACCACGCCGAAGACAAGGTGCTGTTCTTCGACACCACCTTCGCGCCGCTGGTCGAGAAGCTCGCGCCCGGACTGAAGTCGGTGCGCGCCTTCATCGCCATGACCGACCGCGCGCACATGCCCGCCATCGACGTGCCCAACCTGCTGTGCTACGACGAGCTCGTCGGCGCGCAGAGCGAGGCCTACGACTGGCCCGAGTTCGACGAGCGCACCGCCTCGTCGCTCTGCTACACCTCGGGCACCACCGGCAATCCGAAGGGCGTGCTGTATTCGCACCGTTCGACCGTGCTGCACTCGCTGATGGAATGCGCGCCCGACACCTTCGGCGTCAATTCGCAGATGACGTTGCTGCTCGCCGTGCCCATGTTCCATGCCAACGCCTGGGGCATGCCGTATGCGGCGGCGATGACCGGCATGAAGCTGGTCATGCCCGGCCCGCACATGGATGGCCAGAGCCTGTACGAGCTGATGCGCGACGAGAAGGTCGGCTTCTCGCAGGCGGTGCCCACCATCTGGCTGATGCTGTTCCAGTACTTCGATGCGCATCCGGAGATCGACACCCGCGCCATCGGCCTCAAGCGCATCGGCGTGGGCGGCGCCGCCACGCCGCGCAGCATGATCGAGCGCTTCGAGCGCGACTTCGGCGCCGACTTCGTGCAGGGCTGGGGCATGACCGAGACCAGTCCCATCGGCGTGATCGGCAACCTGCTGCCCAAGCACCTGTCGATGCCCAAGGAAGAGCAACTGCGCGTGAAGATGCGCCAGGGCCGCGGCGTGTGGGGCGTGGAGCTGAAGATTGTCGGCGAGGACGGTCAGCGCCTGCCGCACGACGGCAAGGCCTTCGGCCACCTGCATGTGCGCGGGCCGTGGATCGCGAGCGGCTACTTCAAGAGCGAAGGCGGGCCGGTGCTGGACGCGGAAGGTTTCTTTCCCACCGGCGACGTCGCCAACATCGACGAGGACGGCTACGTGCAACTCGTCGACCGCGCGAAGGACGTGATCAAGTCGGGCGGCGAGTGGATTTCCTCCATCGACCTGGAGAACACGGCGAGCCTGCACCCGGCGGTGGCAGAGGCGGCGGTGATCGGCATTGCGCACCCGAAGTGGCAGGAGCGGCCGCTGCTCATCGTGGTGAAGCGTGCCGGCTCGGAAGTGACAAGGGAGGAACTGCTCACATTCCTTGCAGAGCGCGTCGTCAAATGGTGGCTACCGGAAGACGTGGTCTTCGTCGACAGCCTTCCGCACACCGCCACCGGCAAGCTGCTGAAGACAAAGCTGCGCGAGCAGTTCAAGGGTTACACGGCAACGACATCCGTTTGA
- a CDS encoding nitroreductase: MNVQEAVATRRSVREFLDTPVPGDVIRRVLAQALRAPSGGNLQPWHLHVVGGEKLAELKAIMRTRVQEAPAGEGSEYDIYPRELVAPYRDRRFAVGEAMYARLGIPREDKAARREWFARNYQFFGAPLALFCTVDRRMGPPQWSDLGMFLQNVMLLLRAEGLDSCPQECWAIYPQTIGRFIELPPERMLFTGMSIGYADRSRPLDALVTERAPLDEVAEFVGI; the protein is encoded by the coding sequence ATGAACGTTCAGGAAGCCGTCGCCACCCGCCGCTCGGTGCGCGAATTTCTAGACACGCCGGTGCCCGGCGACGTCATCCGCCGCGTGCTCGCGCAGGCGCTGCGCGCGCCTTCCGGCGGCAACCTGCAGCCGTGGCACCTGCACGTGGTGGGTGGAGAAAAGCTCGCCGAGCTGAAAGCCATCATGCGCACCCGCGTGCAGGAGGCACCCGCCGGCGAAGGCAGCGAGTACGACATCTACCCGCGCGAACTGGTCGCGCCCTACCGCGACCGCCGTTTCGCCGTGGGCGAGGCCATGTATGCGCGCCTGGGCATTCCGCGCGAGGACAAGGCCGCGCGCCGCGAATGGTTTGCGCGCAACTACCAGTTCTTCGGCGCGCCGCTCGCGTTGTTCTGCACCGTCGACCGCCGCATGGGGCCGCCGCAGTGGTCCGACCTGGGCATGTTTCTGCAGAACGTCATGCTGCTGCTTCGCGCCGAAGGGCTCGACAGCTGCCCGCAGGAGTGCTGGGCGATCTATCCGCAGACCATCGGCCGGTTCATCGAACTGCCGCCGGAGCGCATGCTCTTCACCGGCATGTCCATCGGCTACGCCGACAGGAGCAGGCCGCTCGATGCGCTGGTGACGGAGCGGGCGCCGCTGGACGAGGTGGCGGAGTTCGTCGGCATCTGA
- a CDS encoding helix-turn-helix domain-containing protein → MPSERTLLYAGTEFTVEHVCSRTHGPDWSAQYTIDSRRIVLPVGRTVLDVRSGDSTWLVDGLTAMHLHDAMVYQLRPSSAHAPRHSMVVSGHGSPQASEAPVFSLLSPAALYRVHATQRQLLSGGAGPRVVTSLLEELGTARRLMPLNGTVARAKRLLAETADREARLSMHALADAVSRSPFHLARSFRQQTGLSLHQYRQHLRLATAMDRLTSGDRDLAGIAHDLGYCSQSHLGAVFRREVGVTLGEARRTLATARI, encoded by the coding sequence ATGCCCAGCGAACGCACCCTCCTCTACGCCGGAACCGAGTTCACGGTGGAACACGTGTGCTCCCGCACGCACGGGCCGGACTGGAGCGCGCAGTACACCATCGACTCGCGGCGCATCGTCCTGCCGGTGGGGCGCACGGTGCTCGACGTGCGATCGGGCGACAGCACCTGGCTGGTCGACGGACTGACCGCCATGCATCTTCACGATGCCATGGTCTACCAGCTGCGTCCCTCGTCGGCGCACGCACCTCGGCACAGCATGGTGGTCAGCGGCCATGGCTCGCCTCAGGCAAGCGAGGCGCCGGTTTTCAGCCTGCTGTCGCCGGCTGCGCTGTACCGTGTGCACGCGACGCAGAGGCAGCTGCTTTCCGGCGGCGCGGGTCCGCGCGTCGTCACTTCGCTGCTTGAAGAGCTCGGCACTGCGCGCCGACTGATGCCTTTGAACGGCACAGTGGCGCGCGCGAAGAGATTGCTCGCGGAAACCGCCGACCGCGAGGCCCGGCTTTCGATGCACGCGCTGGCCGATGCTGTCTCACGCTCGCCGTTCCACCTGGCGCGAAGCTTTCGCCAGCAGACCGGCCTGAGCCTGCATCAGTACCGCCAGCACCTGCGGCTCGCCACAGCCATGGATCGGCTGACGAGCGGTGACCGCGACCTCGCGGGTATCGCGCACGATCTCGGCTACTGCAGCCAAAGCCATCTGGGTGCGGTGTTCCGGCGCGAGGTGGGCGTGACGCTGGGCGAAGCGCGCCGCACCCTGGCCACCGCACGAATCTGA
- a CDS encoding DMT family transporter, protein MDKKNLRTGVLAALAAALIGSAWQLASRHGVTTTLGPMELVLLRYGIPALLLAPLWLGKGLIPPKAPRLALVLLVIGGGLPFGLLVLAGARWAPASHMGILMASSLPLFTAIGAWLHKRQKVGGIRLLGLGCIAAGIALFAAESFRGGSLDWRGNLLFLAAAVLWTVHSLAFAHCGFTPWQGAAFVNGWSSLLLLPLLVTVGAPRLLTAPWTDVALQAAMQGVVAGLLGLVAYLLAVERLGAARASLSAALVPVLTTLGAAAWMNEPITNEVLLALSLVVPGIVLASGAVRWPARAMRPRS, encoded by the coding sequence ATGGACAAGAAGAACCTGCGCACCGGTGTTCTCGCCGCGCTCGCCGCGGCACTGATCGGCAGCGCATGGCAACTGGCCTCGCGCCACGGCGTGACCACCACGCTGGGCCCGATGGAACTGGTGCTGCTGCGCTACGGCATTCCGGCCCTGCTGCTCGCGCCGCTGTGGCTCGGCAAGGGCCTGATCCCGCCCAAGGCCCCGCGCCTTGCGCTCGTGCTGCTCGTCATCGGCGGTGGTCTGCCCTTCGGCCTGCTCGTGCTGGCCGGCGCGCGCTGGGCGCCCGCCAGCCACATGGGCATCCTCATGGCGAGCAGCCTGCCGCTCTTCACCGCCATCGGCGCGTGGCTGCATAAAAGGCAGAAGGTGGGCGGCATCCGGTTGCTGGGGCTGGGCTGCATCGCGGCCGGCATCGCGCTGTTTGCGGCGGAAAGCTTTCGCGGCGGCTCGCTCGACTGGCGGGGCAACCTGCTCTTTCTTGCGGCGGCGGTGCTGTGGACCGTCCACTCGCTCGCCTTCGCGCATTGCGGGTTTACGCCGTGGCAGGGCGCGGCGTTCGTGAACGGATGGTCGAGCCTTCTCCTGCTTCCGCTGCTGGTCACGGTCGGTGCACCGCGCCTGCTGACCGCGCCATGGACGGACGTCGCCCTGCAGGCCGCGATGCAAGGCGTGGTCGCGGGGCTGCTGGGACTGGTGGCCTATCTGCTGGCCGTCGAGCGGCTGGGCGCGGCGCGTGCGTCGCTGTCCGCGGCGCTGGTGCCCGTGTTGACCACGCTGGGCGCCGCGGCATGGATGAACGAACCGATCACCAACGAAGTGCTGCTGGCCCTTTCGCTGGTGGTGCCCGGCATCGTGCTGGCAAGCGGTGCGGTCCGATGGCCAGCCCGGGCGATGCGGCCGCGCTCATAA
- a CDS encoding dienelactone hydrolase family protein: protein MKKLILLAASLLCFATASCWAQERSTVRVPTPFVEGGAPVTLEMVIFKPEGAGPFPTVVFNHGSTGIGNDPKLFKHTYAPERLGKWFTQRGWLVAFPQRRGRGQSDGLYDEGFTPKRDHYSCDPALSLAGFDHALADVDAAVEWLRKDPDVDTKRMAIAGHSRGGILAIAYAGARPDVFQGVINFVGGWMGDKCPGNTADAINPASFKRGAAFPRQTLWLYGEKDSFYALSHSRKNFEAFTAAGGKGSFSTYALEPGVNGHELVVQQELWGPTVEAYLAK from the coding sequence ATGAAAAAGCTGATCCTCCTTGCCGCCTCGCTGCTGTGCTTTGCCACCGCCTCCTGCTGGGCACAGGAACGCAGCACCGTGCGCGTGCCCACGCCCTTCGTCGAAGGCGGCGCACCCGTCACGCTGGAGATGGTGATCTTCAAGCCCGAAGGCGCCGGCCCCTTCCCCACGGTGGTGTTCAACCACGGCTCCACGGGCATCGGCAACGATCCGAAGCTGTTCAAGCACACCTACGCACCCGAGCGGCTGGGCAAGTGGTTCACTCAGCGCGGCTGGCTGGTGGCGTTTCCGCAGCGGCGCGGGCGCGGCCAATCGGACGGGCTGTACGACGAAGGCTTCACGCCCAAACGCGATCACTACAGCTGCGACCCCGCGCTGTCGCTGGCGGGCTTCGACCATGCGCTTGCCGACGTCGACGCCGCCGTCGAGTGGCTGCGCAAGGACCCCGACGTGGACACGAAGCGCATGGCCATCGCCGGTCACTCGCGCGGCGGCATCCTCGCCATCGCCTATGCGGGCGCGCGGCCCGATGTGTTCCAGGGCGTGATCAATTTCGTCGGCGGCTGGATGGGCGACAAATGCCCCGGCAACACGGCGGACGCGATCAACCCGGCCAGCTTCAAGCGCGGCGCGGCGTTCCCTCGCCAGACACTCTGGCTCTACGGGGAGAAAGACAGCTTCTACGCGCTCTCGCACAGCCGTAAGAACTTCGAAGCCTTCACCGCCGCAGGCGGCAAGGGCAGCTTCTCGACCTATGCGCTGGAGCCCGGGGTGAACGGGCACGAGCTGGTAGTGCAGCAGGAACTCTGGGGGCCGACTGTCGAGGCGTACCTGGCGAAGTGA
- a CDS encoding serine hydrolase domain-containing protein produces MSNIGNLETRMRALMDASAIPGASLAVLRRGKVDELIALGTRDAATGEPVTAQTVFQVASLTKPMAAYAALQLADAGVLDLDEPLARFVPTVLPGDAAFAAITARHLLTHTCGLPNLRARNQPLKVHFQPGAWFSYSSVGFTYLQTAVEAITGEPLEATMQRLVFEPLGMRSSSLEPQARFIQNFATPHEGDERVSVQPHTANASYSLQTTAADYGAFLGAVLRGDQLKESTHLAWLAPHVHVPKGGRAEHLHAAPIETEPDIAWGLGWGLEPTHGNFFQWGKMDGVRAFAMGSVAGQSAVVLLTNSNKGLRLMREAAACVLPGAHPAIGWLETCVNE; encoded by the coding sequence ATGAGCAATATCGGAAACCTCGAAACCCGCATGCGCGCCCTGATGGACGCTTCGGCCATTCCCGGTGCCTCGCTCGCGGTGCTGCGCCGCGGCAAGGTCGACGAACTCATCGCGCTCGGCACGCGGGACGCCGCCACCGGCGAGCCCGTGACCGCGCAGACCGTCTTCCAGGTCGCCTCGCTCACCAAGCCGATGGCCGCCTATGCGGCGCTGCAACTGGCGGATGCCGGCGTGCTCGATCTCGACGAGCCGCTCGCGCGCTTCGTGCCCACGGTGCTGCCCGGCGATGCCGCATTCGCCGCCATCACCGCGCGCCATCTGCTCACGCACACCTGCGGCCTGCCCAACCTGCGCGCCAGAAACCAGCCGCTGAAGGTTCACTTCCAGCCCGGCGCCTGGTTCAGCTACTCCAGCGTGGGCTTCACCTATCTGCAGACCGCTGTCGAGGCGATCACCGGCGAGCCTCTGGAGGCGACGATGCAGCGGCTGGTGTTCGAGCCGCTGGGCATGCGCTCTTCGAGCCTCGAGCCGCAGGCGCGCTTCATCCAAAACTTCGCCACGCCGCACGAGGGCGACGAGCGGGTGAGCGTGCAGCCGCATACGGCCAATGCCTCCTACTCGCTGCAGACGACGGCGGCCGACTACGGCGCGTTCCTGGGCGCCGTGCTGCGCGGCGACCAGCTGAAGGAATCGACACACCTCGCATGGCTGGCACCGCATGTGCACGTTCCGAAGGGCGGCCGGGCGGAGCACCTGCATGCCGCTCCCATCGAGACCGAGCCCGACATCGCCTGGGGCCTGGGTTGGGGACTGGAGCCAACCCACGGCAATTTCTTCCAGTGGGGAAAGATGGACGGCGTGCGCGCCTTCGCCATGGGCAGCGTGGCCGGGCAATCGGCGGTCGTTCTGCTGACCAACAGCAACAAGGGACTGCGGCTGATGCGCGAGGCCGCAGCCTGCGTGCTGCCCGGCGCGCATCCGGCCATCGGATGGCTCGAAACCTGCGTGAACGAATGA
- a CDS encoding GGDEF domain-containing protein — MGALPSFLDPRSVIVLAGLMGVMMALVMFFMRRSYPPSIRGLGDWALAPLVAFASTMLFAGRDYIPDFLTIVVANVVLFQGCILYYSGSQKFLLGHSDVRGWTLLNGVIGLSMFWFSSIKPDFEARLLIVTFAVSLLFFSHALLYLRHRPRVFGQRLMIGLLLAQAIVAALRFVSVVMGMAGSNLMDGNWIQSLYISMYSFSVLLLSISVILMATDRVHTEFEYMATRDSLTGALNRRALLDACRGAFASDRRHMALLMVDLDHFKAVNDRFGHQMGDKVLREAVRRMQRAVGDAGVLGRYGGEEFVVLLPGTGKVEAMAIAARLKQAIGEPFAPDSPMAEVGSIAVSIGVAASDGGRGVDEVLARADAALYKAKAMGRDQVIAAA, encoded by the coding sequence ATGGGCGCATTGCCATCCTTCCTCGACCCCCGCTCCGTCATCGTGCTGGCCGGCCTCATGGGCGTGATGATGGCCCTGGTCATGTTCTTCATGCGGCGCAGCTACCCGCCCAGCATCCGCGGATTGGGCGACTGGGCGCTCGCACCCCTGGTGGCGTTCGCCAGCACCATGCTGTTCGCGGGGCGCGACTACATCCCCGACTTCCTCACGATCGTGGTTGCCAACGTCGTGCTGTTCCAGGGCTGCATCCTTTATTACTCGGGCAGCCAGAAGTTCCTGCTGGGGCACAGCGACGTGCGGGGCTGGACGCTGCTGAACGGGGTGATCGGGCTGTCGATGTTCTGGTTCAGCAGCATCAAGCCCGACTTCGAAGCCCGCCTGCTGATCGTCACCTTCGCGGTGTCGCTGCTGTTCTTCTCCCATGCCCTGCTTTACCTGCGCCACCGGCCGCGCGTGTTCGGCCAGCGGCTGATGATCGGCCTGCTGCTGGCGCAGGCGATCGTGGCGGCGCTGCGCTTCGTGTCGGTGGTGATGGGCATGGCCGGCAGCAACCTGATGGACGGCAACTGGATCCAGTCGCTCTACATCAGCATGTATTCGTTCTCGGTGCTGCTGCTGTCCATCTCCGTCATCCTGATGGCCACGGACCGCGTGCACACCGAGTTCGAGTACATGGCCACGCGCGACTCCCTCACCGGCGCGCTCAACCGCCGCGCGCTGCTGGACGCCTGCCGCGGCGCCTTCGCGTCCGACCGGCGGCACATGGCATTGTTGATGGTGGACCTGGACCACTTCAAGGCCGTCAACGACCGCTTCGGCCACCAGATGGGCGACAAGGTCTTGCGCGAGGCGGTGCGGCGCATGCAGCGCGCGGTGGGCGACGCGGGCGTGCTCGGGCGCTACGGCGGCGAGGAGTTCGTGGTGCTGCTGCCCGGCACCGGCAAGGTCGAGGCAATGGCCATCGCCGCCCGGCTCAAGCAGGCCATCGGCGAACCCTTCGCGCCCGACTCGCCGATGGCCGAGGTCGGCTCGATCGCGGTGAGCATCGGCGTGGCCGCGAGCGACGGCGGGCGCGGCGTCGACGAGGTGCTGGCACGGGCCGACGCTGCGCTCTACAAGGCCAAGGCGATGGGGCGCGACCAGGTGATCGCGGCTGCCTGA
- a CDS encoding acetyl-CoA C-acetyltransferase, translating into MPEAFIVAAARTAGGRRNGRLAGWHPADLAAQVLDALVERTGADPALVEDVIMGCVGQAGEQASNIARNAVLASKLPESVPATSVDRQCGSSQQALHFAAQAVMSGTMDIVIAAGVESMTRVPMGLPTTLPLKNGLGFYVSPQMAKRYPDVQFSQFTGAEMIARNYGIEKAELDAYALRSHRNAIAATKAGHFEREIVPVAVRMADGTEPGELHTVDEGIRHDATLESIAAVKLIAEGGRCTAATASQICDGASGLMVVNERGLKTLGVKPLARIHHMSVMGHDPVIMLEAPIPATQRALAKAGMKIGDIDLYEVNEAFAPVPLAWLQTLDADPARLNVNGGAIALGHPLGASGTKLMATLVHALGQRGKRYGLQTMCEGGGMANVTIVERL; encoded by the coding sequence ATGCCCGAAGCATTCATCGTCGCCGCCGCGCGCACCGCGGGCGGCCGCCGCAACGGCCGCCTGGCCGGCTGGCATCCGGCAGACCTTGCCGCGCAGGTGCTCGACGCGCTGGTCGAGCGCACCGGCGCCGACCCCGCGCTGGTCGAGGACGTCATCATGGGCTGCGTCGGCCAGGCCGGCGAGCAGGCCTCGAACATCGCGCGCAACGCGGTGCTGGCGTCGAAGCTGCCGGAATCGGTGCCGGCCACCTCGGTGGACCGGCAGTGCGGATCGTCGCAGCAGGCGCTGCACTTCGCGGCGCAGGCCGTGATGTCGGGCACCATGGACATCGTCATCGCGGCCGGCGTGGAAAGCATGACGCGCGTGCCCATGGGCCTGCCCACCACGCTGCCGCTGAAGAACGGGCTGGGCTTCTACGTCAGCCCGCAAATGGCCAAGCGCTACCCCGACGTGCAGTTCAGCCAGTTCACCGGCGCCGAGATGATCGCGCGCAACTACGGCATCGAGAAGGCCGAGCTCGATGCCTACGCCCTGCGCAGCCACCGCAACGCCATCGCCGCGACAAAGGCCGGCCACTTCGAGCGCGAGATCGTACCGGTGGCCGTGCGCATGGCCGACGGCACCGAGCCCGGCGAGCTGCACACGGTCGACGAAGGCATCCGGCACGACGCCACGCTGGAGAGCATCGCCGCCGTCAAGCTGATCGCCGAGGGCGGGCGATGCACCGCCGCCACGGCCAGCCAGATCTGCGACGGCGCGAGCGGGCTGATGGTGGTGAACGAGCGCGGCCTGAAGACGCTGGGCGTGAAGCCGCTCGCACGCATCCACCACATGAGCGTGATGGGCCACGACCCGGTCATCATGCTGGAAGCGCCCATTCCCGCCACCCAGCGGGCGCTGGCGAAGGCGGGCATGAAGATCGGCGACATCGACCTGTACGAGGTCAACGAAGCCTTCGCACCGGTGCCGCTGGCCTGGCTGCAGACACTGGACGCCGACCCCGCGCGTCTGAACGTGAACGGCGGCGCCATCGCGCTGGGCCACCCGCTCGGCGCCTCCGGCACAAAGCTGATGGCCACGCTGGTCCATGCCCTCGGCCAGCGCGGCAAGCGCTACGGCCTGCAGACCATGTGCGAAGGCGGCGGCATGGCCAACGTGACCATCGTCGAGCGGCTCTGA
- a CDS encoding SDR family NAD(P)-dependent oxidoreductase: protein MQLDSSIAAVVTGGASGLGAATARRLAGHGVKVALFDLNAEQGEALARELGGVFCKVDVTSEEQVDAAFAKARAAHGQERVLVNCAGTGNAVKTASRDKATGEIKHFPLANFDRIIQINLVGTFRCIAKSAAGMLTLDMLQDGERGAIVNTASVAAQDGQMGQAAYTASKAGIVGMTLPIARDLMSEGIRVNTILPGIFDTPLLQGAPDNVKAALAASVPFPKRLGNPAEYATLAELMITNGYFNGESVRLDGAIRMAPR, encoded by the coding sequence ATGCAACTCGATTCCAGCATTGCCGCCGTCGTCACCGGCGGCGCTTCGGGCCTGGGCGCCGCCACCGCGCGCCGCCTGGCCGGCCACGGCGTGAAGGTCGCGCTGTTCGACCTCAACGCCGAACAGGGCGAGGCCCTGGCCAGGGAACTGGGCGGCGTCTTCTGCAAGGTCGACGTCACTTCCGAGGAACAGGTGGACGCGGCCTTCGCCAAGGCCCGCGCCGCGCACGGGCAGGAGCGCGTGCTGGTCAACTGCGCCGGCACCGGCAACGCGGTGAAGACCGCGAGCCGCGACAAGGCCACCGGCGAGATCAAGCACTTTCCGCTCGCCAACTTCGACCGCATCATCCAGATCAACCTCGTCGGCACCTTCCGCTGCATCGCCAAGTCGGCGGCCGGCATGCTCACGCTCGACATGCTGCAGGACGGCGAGCGCGGCGCCATCGTCAACACCGCCTCGGTGGCCGCGCAGGACGGGCAGATGGGCCAGGCGGCCTACACCGCCTCGAAGGCCGGCATCGTCGGCATGACGCTGCCCATCGCGCGCGACCTGATGAGCGAGGGCATCCGCGTCAACACCATCCTGCCCGGCATTTTCGACACGCCGCTGCTGCAAGGCGCGCCCGACAACGTGAAGGCGGCGCTGGCGGCGTCGGTGCCGTTCCCCAAGCGGCTGGGCAATCCGGCGGAGTACGCGACGCTGGCCGAGCTGATGATCACCAACGGCTACTTCAACGGCGAGAGCGTGCGGCTCGACGGGGCCATCCGCATGGCGCCGCGCTGA